In a single window of the Raphanus sativus cultivar WK10039 chromosome 9, ASM80110v3, whole genome shotgun sequence genome:
- the LOC108827346 gene encoding putative cysteine-rich receptor-like protein kinase 39 codes for MRKLCAIILFSCFLLLLTFIDVEADCEGSFFADNSTYSKNLNSLFFSLASNVISNDGFYNTSTGEGINKVYGLALCGRGYEKQACVNCLGQAIQESQETCPNRMKSFRWTTKDNDNASCLVRYANHSVFARLELFPPHMSPNPLRIEEPKSLKIFRPEWEALANLTIQSATSAPENSSLVLKFYSVIRAEFTEFADVYMMMQCTPDILSIECNKCLTKCVLNFQYNNWGRQGGGCRLPSCYFRWDTYPIVGSSENMTRVSVISHGSTPPQEDTELKLGYEEKGKTIRNGTIAIIVVPTVINIFVFVVLFIIFDQRRKSYNKNINESEYCDSDGQSMLRFGLAIILSATNDFSPKNKLGQGGFGTVYKGILQNGQEIAVKRLLSDPGQGCTEFKNEVSILTKLQHKNLVKLLGFCNEEDEEILVYELVPNSSLDHFIFDEEKRSLLTWEVRFKIIEGVARGLLYLHEDSQLKIIHRDLKASNILLDADMNPKVADFGTARLFDTDETCAETRRIAGTRGYMAPEYLNHGQISAKSDVFSYGVMLLEMISGQRNNSFEEGLAAFAWKSWVEGKPETVIDPLLMENPRIEIIKLIQIGLLCVQEIAAKRPTMSSVIVWLGSETVTIPLPSFPAFARNHSQSENSKMSLSNNVSTELSYK; via the exons ATGAGAAAATTGTGTGCTATTATTCTCTTCTCTTGCTTTCTTCTCCTTCTAACTTTTATAGACGTTGAAGCAGATTGTGAAGGCAGCTTTTTCGCCGATAACAGCACTTACAGCAAAAACCTtaactctcttttcttttctcttgcAAGTAACGTCATCTCTAATGACGGCTTCTACAACACTTCAACCGGAGAAGGCATCAACAAAGTTTACGGTCTTGCCCTTTGTGGGAGAGGCTACGAGAAGCAAGCTTGTGTAAACTGCCTGGGGCAAGCGATTCAAGAATCACAAGAAACGTGTCCAAATCGAATGAAATCTTTCAGATGGACGACGAAAGACAATGACAATGCTTCATGCCTTGTACGGTATGCTAATCACTCTGTTTTCGCGAGACTCGAGCTTTTCCCACCTCATATGTCACCAAATCCTTTACGCATAGAGGAACCTAAGAGTCTTAAGATTTTTAGACCAGAATGGGAAGCACTGGCTAACCTGACAATCCAGTCTGCTACTTCAGCTCCTGAGAATTCCTCACTTGTGCTTAAGTTTTATAGCGTCATAAGAGCAGAGTTCACAGAGTTTGCAGATGTTTACATGATGATGCAGTGCACTCCTGACATTTTATCTATTGAGTGTAATAAATGTCTTACGAAGTGTGTGTTGAACTTTCAATACAACAATTGGGGACGTCAGGGCGGTGGATGTCGGCTTCCCAGCTGTTATTTCCGGTGGGATACTTATCCTATTGTTGGTTCTTCTGAGAATATGACAAGAGTGTCTGTGATTAGTCATGGTTCTACTCCTCCTCAAGAAGATACTGAGTTAAAACTTGGATATGAAGAGAAAg GAAAAACTATTAGGAATGGAACTATTGCAATAATTGTGGTTCCAACGGTTATTAATATCTTTGTGTTTGTTGTTCTTTTCATAATCTTTGATCAGAGGAGAAAGTCATATAACAAAAACATTAACG AATCAGAATACTGTGATTCTGATGGACAATCTATGTTGCGGTTTGGTCTTGCCATAATACTCTCTGCAACCAATGACTTTTCGCCTAAAAATAAGCTTGGTCAGGGTGGATTTGGAACTGTATACAAG GGGATTTTACAAAACGGGCAAGAAATAGCTGTGAAGAGATTACTAAGTGATCCAGGACAAGGATGTACAGAGTTTAAGAATGAGGTCTCGATCTTGACAAAACTCCAACATAAGAACTTGGTTAAGCTTCTTGGGTTCTGTaatgaagaagacgaagagatTCTTGTCTACGAGCTTGTGCCCAATTCTAGTCTTGACCATTTTATCTTTG ATGAAGAGAAGCGTTCGCTTCTTACATGGGAGGTGAGGTTCAAGATTATCGAAGGCGTTGCTCGAGGTCTTCTTTATCTCCATGAGGATTCTCAGTTGAAGATTATTCACCGAGACTTGAAGGCGAGCAATATCCTTTTAGATGCAGACATGAACCCTAAAGTTGCAGACTTTGGGACTGCGAGGTTGTTTGACACTGATGAGACTTGCGCTGAAACAAGACGCATAGCTGGAACCcg TGGATATATGGCTCCGGAATACCTGAATCACGGGCAAATCTCAGCAAAATCTGACGTTTTCAGCTATGGTGTTATGCTTCTAGAGATGATTAGTGGTCAAAGAAACAATAGCTTCGAAGAAGGACTTGCAGCATTT GCATGGAAGAGCTGGGTTGAAGGAAAGCCCGAGACTGTAATTGATCCTTTACTGATGGAGAATCCAAGAATCGAAATCATAAAGTTGATCCAGATTGGTTTATTGTGCGTTCAGGAGATTGCAGCAAAGCGACCAACCATGAGCTCTGTAATAGTTTGGCTTGGCAGTGAGACTGTCACTATCCCTTTACCTAGTTTTCCTGCTTTCGCTAGGAACCATTCTCAATCTGAAAACAGTAAAATGTCACTGAGCAATAACGTCTCCACGGAATTGAGTTATAAATAA